One window of the Desulfovulcanus ferrireducens genome contains the following:
- a CDS encoding YqaA family protein, with product MKFFQSWLDKLWELSSTKGAEKVLMGVSFTEAIFFPIPPDLLLIPIGLAKREKCFRLAFICLSASLVGGIVGYVLGYYFMQVIGFPIIKFYGLIDKYALIQTWYEQYSAWAVAIAGLTPIPYKLCTLTAGAFKINWFIFVLASTLSRGVRFYAIAGLIYWQGDRARYFLEKRFDLILTLTIFLVILGFFIIKFI from the coding sequence GTGAAATTTTTTCAATCCTGGCTGGATAAATTGTGGGAGCTTTCCTCGACCAAGGGTGCGGAAAAAGTTTTAATGGGGGTATCGTTTACTGAGGCTATTTTTTTTCCTATCCCTCCTGATCTTTTGCTTATACCGATAGGTCTGGCCAAGCGGGAGAAATGTTTCAGGTTAGCCTTTATCTGCCTGTCAGCCTCGCTAGTGGGTGGTATTGTAGGCTATGTTTTAGGCTATTATTTCATGCAGGTCATTGGCTTCCCAATAATTAAATTTTATGGCTTAATTGACAAATATGCACTTATCCAGACCTGGTACGAGCAATATAGTGCCTGGGCCGTGGCAATTGCAGGCCTGACACCAATCCCCTATAAACTCTGTACGCTCACTGCAGGGGCCTTTAAAATCAACTGGTTTATTTTTGTCTTGGCTTCTACTTTGAGCCGGGGAGTTAGATTTTATGCTATTGCCGGACTAATATATTGGCAGGGTGACCGGGCCAGGTATTTTTTGGAAAAGAGGTTTGACCTTATTTTAACCTTGACTATTTTTTTAGTTATCTTAGGTTTTTTTATTATTAAGTTTATTTAA
- a CDS encoding protein-L-isoaspartate(D-aspartate) O-methyltransferase encodes MAVDLRRNRERMVREQIEARGIKAPEVLRAMRTVPRHLFVDEALQAQAYGDHALPIGHGQTISQPYIVAVMTALLQVKPGMTVLEIGTGSGYQAAILSEIGAEVYTVERVRPLYLAATKRFRDLRYYNIRTKLDDGTLGWPEKAPFDRILVTAGGPEVPEPLLDQLADPGIMVIPVGQSKRSQTLVRVIKENGQIKKENRGAVMFVDLVGKHGW; translated from the coding sequence TTGGCCGTTGATTTGAGACGCAACCGGGAGCGGATGGTTAGAGAGCAAATAGAGGCCCGAGGCATTAAGGCTCCCGAGGTGCTTAGGGCCATGCGTACAGTACCCAGGCATTTGTTTGTGGACGAGGCCCTGCAGGCCCAGGCTTATGGAGACCATGCTCTCCCCATCGGTCATGGCCAGACTATTTCTCAGCCATATATCGTGGCTGTAATGACTGCTCTTTTGCAGGTAAAACCGGGCATGACTGTGCTGGAAATTGGAACTGGCTCCGGGTATCAGGCAGCAATTCTTTCAGAAATTGGGGCGGAAGTATATACTGTAGAAAGGGTAAGGCCATTATACCTGGCAGCCACCAAGAGGTTTAGGGACTTACGTTATTATAATATCCGGACAAAGCTTGATGATGGGACTTTGGGCTGGCCGGAAAAGGCACCTTTTGACCGGATATTGGTCACGGCAGGTGGCCCGGAAGTACCAGAACCACTTTTAGACCAGTTGGCTGATCCGGGGATTATGGTTATTCCTGTTGGTCAGAGCAAAAGGAGCCAGACATTGGTGCGGGTGATCAAGGAAAATGGCCAGATCAAAAAGGAGAATAGAGGGGCCGTTATGTTCGTGGACTTGGTGGGGAAACATGGGTGGTAG